The DNA sequence cacacatactacacacagacacaaacactctcacacacaatatacactctgACACAaacaatatctctctctctctctctctctctcacacacacacacacacacacacacatacacacactacacacactgacacaaacactctctcacagacacacacaggcacactctctCAAATATACTGTTTACtgaccacccttcacctttGAAACTGCATCAATTTTCTcctgttttgtcatttttggaGGACTTGCCAGAATTCCtttgcagactttggctgtctcacttTCTTTTACTCTCCGGGTAATCCCTGACAGCTGTGATCAGGTTTTTTATCAGAAAACTATTCcctaatatgttactttatttaatgaaatacaaaaataaacatttcatgttttggagAAAATTAATGCTTGGATACATgaatgcatccatccatccatccagccatTCATCCATTATGTTAAcctgtttatcctgaacagggttgcaggggggctggagcctatcccaacatacattgggcgaaaggcaggaatacaccttggacaggtcgccagtccatcgcagggcacacacaccattcactcatatactcatacccacgggcaatttagactctccaatcagcctaacctgcatgtctttggactatgggaggaaactggagtacctggaggaaacccacgcaaacacggggagaacatgcaaactccgcacagagactGCCCGgggacggggatttgaacccaggacctccttgctgtgaggcggcagtgctacccactgcaccatccgtgccgcccaaaatGACGCATGGAAAcgaaattatattatgggtctcatCAGGtgtaaaataatgcattttgctgactaaagtatacaacactttttatcctgaaagaaAGTGTTTgccaccctccccctacctctcacTCTCAGCCTCCCTGTCTTACAttttcctcagacagcaacaggtcgagaagattggaaaaaataagtcttaataaTCACTGAATTAGTGTTGGGTGTATCAGTAACGTTAGTGTTGGGTGTATCAGTAACTTTAGTGTTGGGTGCATCTGTGTCTTTCCAGGAAGCAGCTCGAATCCTGCTCGACCAAGGCCAGGTAAGATTGTGTGGAAATATAACTCTCCATCTTTTTATTGCTGTGAGCTGTGGTGTACATAGCAAATTACATTTACTCACATGGCAGTACTTGAAGGTGCAGTAGGCAACTCTCAACAGtcgcaatgtgtgtgtgtgtgcttttgtgtgtgtgtgtttgtgtgtgtgttcgtgtttgtgtttgtgtgtgtgtgcgcgtgtgcgtgtgtgcgtgtttgtgtgtgtgtgtttgtgtgagtatgtgtgtgtgtgtatttgtgtgtgtgtgtgtgtttgtgtttgtgtgtgtgcgcgtgtgtgtgcgtgtgcgtgtgcgtgtgtgcgtgtttgtatgtgtgtgtgtgtttgtgtgtgtgtgtatgtttgtgtgtgtgtttgtgtgtgtgtgtgtgtgtttgtgtgtgtgtgtgtgtgtgtgtgtgggtttgtgtgtgtgtgtgtgtttgtgtgtgtgtttgtgtgtgtgtgtgtgtgtgtgtttgtgtgagtgtgtgtgtgtgtgtgtgggcgtgtgtgtgtgtgtgtgtgtttgtgtgagtgtgtgtgtgtgtgtgtgtgtgtgtgtgggtgtgtgtgtgtgtgtgtttgtgtgtgtgtgtgtgtgtgagtgtgtgtgtgtgtgtgtgtgtgtgagtgtgtgtgtgtgtgtgtgtgtgtgtgagtgtgtgtgtgtgtgtgtgtgtgtttgtgtgtgtgtgtttgtgtgtgtttgtgtgtgtttgtgtgagtgtgtgtttgtgtgtgtgtatgtgtgtgtgtgtgtgtgtgtgtgtgtgtgtgtaggagcacAGCATTGAGACCCCCCATGGTCTGCTCCATGTCTGTGTACATGGCTCGGGACACACACGCCGCCCTGCCATCCTCACCTTCCATGATGTGGGTCTGGAGCGTAAGTACCTGTTCCTGACCTTTCACCCCTATCCCCTATAGCTACCCCCTATCCCCTATAGCTATCCCCTATCCCCTATCCCCTATCCCCTATCCCCTATCCCCTATCCCCtatagatggtaaatggtaaatggcaggcatttatatagtgcctttatccaaagcgctgtacaattgatgcttctccattgacccattcacacacacactcactcactgacggcgattggctgccatgcaaggccccgaccagctcgtcaggagcaaatgggggttaggtgtcttgctcagggacacttcgacacagcccgggcggggatcgaaccggcaaccctccgactgccagacgactgctcttactgcctgagccaatgagacgactgctcttactgcctgagctataGCTACCCCCCTCTCCGATATCTAATCCATATCCCCTATAGCTACCCCCTATCCCCTATAGCTACGCCCTGTCCCCTATAGCAAACACCTATGGCCTATATCTAACCCCTATCCCCTATAGCTATGCCCTGTCCCCTATAGCTATGCCATATCCCCTATAGCTACCCCTATCCCCTATAGCTACGCCCTGTCCCCTATATCTATGCCTTGTCCCCTATAGCTACCCCCTATCCCCTATAGCTACGCCCTGTCCCCTATAGCAAACACCTATGGCCTATATCTAACCCCTATCCCCTATAGCTACACCCTGTCCCCTATAGCTATGCCCTGTCCCCTATAGCTACCCCCTATCCCCTATAGCTACCCCTATCCCCTATAGTGAACGCCTATCCCCGATAACTAACCCCTATCCCCTATAGCTATAACTATGACTAACAGCAACCCTTATTAACCCACATGACAGCTAATACTAACAGCGAACACATTATCCCTATTACTAACCCCTATAACAATTTGCTAACCCTTATTAATCCACATTATGAACAACTATATATAACCCCTAAAACCAGTAACTAAGTGGTTTCCATCAAGCTGACCTGATTCCTGCTGTACTTTGTAATGATTCATACCATACTGTCATAGTGCACTCTCTGCTGTTGATGgtatctctgtttctctcacacactaatGATTCATAGTGCACTCACTGCTGTTGATGgtatctctgtttctctcacacactaatGATTCATAGTGCACTCTCTGCTGTTGATGgtatctctgtttctctcacacactaatGATTCATAGTGCACTCTCTGCTGTTGATGgtatctctgtttctctcacacactaatGATTCATAGTGCACTCACTGCTGTTGATGgtatctctgtttctctcacacactcagataaGAGCTGTTTCTCCACGCTGTTTAAGTTTGAGGAAATGCAGGAGATAGTAAAGAGCTTCACTGTCGTCCACATCGATGTCCCAGGGCAAGAGGAGGGGGCTGCAGCCTATCCCCTGGGGTGAGAGTGGGGGCAACTGTGTGTTGTTTTCtttaggtatgagtgtgtaactgttgtgttgctaggtatgagtgtgtaactgttgtgttgctaggtatgagtgtgtaactgttgtgttgctaggtatgagtgtgtaactgttgtgttgctaggtatgagtgtgtaactgttgtgttgCTAGGTATCAGTGGGTGACTGTGTTCTGTtgctaggtatgagtgtgtaactgttgtgttgcttggtatgagtgtgtaactgttgtgttgctaggtatcagtgtgtgactgtgttgtgttgctAGGTATCAGTACCCCTCAGTGGAGCAGCTGGCTGAGATGGTTCCTGCAGTTCTGCAGTACTTTaagtgagtctcagtgtgttccACCCACACCACTCCTCTAGTcaaagtgcagtgtgtgtgtgtgtgtgtgtgtgtgtatgtgtgagtgtgtgtgtgtgtgtgtgtgtgtgtgtttgagaatgtgtgtgtgtgagtgtgtgtatgtgtgtgtgagtgtgtgcgtgtgagagtgtgagtgtgtgtgtgagtgagtgtgtgtgtgtgtgagtgtgagtgtgtgtgtgtgtgtgtgagagtgtgagtgtgtgtgcgtgagagtgtgagtgtgtgtgtgcatgtgtgtgtgtgtgtggaagtgtgtgtgtgtgtgaaagtgtgagagtgagtgtgtgtgtgtgtgtgtgtgtgtgagagtgtgagtgtgtgtgtgtgtgtgtgtgtgagagagagtgtgtgtgagtgtgtgtgtgtgtgagtgtatgagtgtgtgtgtgtgtttgggaatgtgtgtgtgtgagtttgagtgtgtgtgagtgtgtgagtgtgtgtgtgtgtgtgtgtttcggaatatgtgtgtgtgagtgtgtgtgtgtgtgtgtgtgtttgggaatgtgtgtgtgtgagagtgtgtgtgtgtgtgtgtctgtgagtgtgtatgtgtgtgtgtttgggaatgtgtgtgtgagtgtgtgtgtaagtgtgtgtgtgtgtgtgtgtgagtgtgtgagtgtgtgtgtgtttgtgaatgtgtgtgtgtgtgtgagagtgtgagtgcgtgtgtgtgtgtgtgtgtgtgtgagtgtgtgagtgtgagtgtgtgtgtgtgtgtgagtgtgtgtgtttgggaatgtgtgtgtgtttggagttcACGCCACAATAACCAAAACACCAATGATAGAGAAAAACTGTTAGGGTTCAATAAccaatcctctctctctctctctctctctctccctccacccttcTCCttccaatctctctctctctctctctctctctctctcatagttTCCGCACTGTGATTGGTGTTGGTGTCGGTGCCGGGGCCTATGTTCTCTCCAGGTTTTCTGTGAGTTGCAATACTGTGCTgttatctctctcgctctctctctctctctctctctctctctctctctctctcgtgtagTTCATAGGATGTTAGTGTTCAGTTTTGAACAGGGCCTCACAGGGTGACTCCTGTGCTTAATACATTATGTGCATTTCTGttatggttggaatttatatagcgcctttatccaaagcgctgtacaattgatgcttctcattcacccattcatacacacacgcacacgcacacaccaacggcgattggctgccatgcaaggccctgaccagctcgtcaggagcatttggggataggtgtcttgctcagggacacttcgacaccgcccgggcgggggatcgaaccggcaaccctcttactgcctgagccatgtcgccccctattATTGGGTGAGGTGCTGggatatgtagtttggagtgtGAGTTTAACCTTTTGGTTTCAGCTCAGCAACCCGGACTCTGTGGAAGGTCTGGTACTGATCAACATGGATGCCAATGCCCGGGGCTGGATGGACTGGGCCGCTCAAAAGGTTCATAGCCACCTTTTTATTAACATCTTTTACAACAGCCACCTtttattatagttttttttacaatcactttggcaTTAATCTCACAAGTTCAATTTTCAAAGCCTGTTCAAAacctgcattgtgcattcatatctttgaggAAATCTTCCAAAGTCATTGTAACTAATTTATTGTGAAATAcaataggaacatttgtttagatcaacTACACACAAGATACCTTTAGCAATCCtttaatattgcaataaaaaatatttaatacatgGTTTCAACATGGTTCTTTTTGTGGCTCTTCACAAAGGAAATAGTGGAAGCAGTCGAcgagagtggaatcattgaacaaaatcagaATTAAAATCAGAATTAAAAACAAGTACAAcagatttacagttttttacattttcaaacaagCATTTTCAGAACTTTGTGAGATTAGcgccaaagtgattgtaaagaAACGAACATCTTTTATGACTTTCTTTGTGCTCAATGATCacaccttctctccctctctagctGACCACTTTGACATCCTCTGTCACAGAGCAGATTCTGAGCCATCTCTtcagtcaggtgtgtgtgtgtctgtgtgtacgtacagGACGTTAATgctggcgtgtctgtgtgtgtgtgtgtgtgtgtgtgtgtaacattgcgtgggtgtgtgttattGTAAGATTGTATACTCAATACTCAGAATGTCTCATCCACTATTGAGATAGGGGATTAAACAACtagataaattacataaactaaagacaaataagacAGCAGGCCCCCAAGGTTTCACGgtttttggctttttttctgAGTAAATTGAAGGCACTACCTTTTTTTGCACCACTAGAGGGTGCCCTTGTCACATTTCTGCCAATTTGGTCATTAATTTCACTTTGGCAATGAACGGCAATTAGGTAATCAATTCCCTCATGCTGATgactgattccaattgtctgcCACGTGTGGTCTGATTGCCCGTGAAGGTCAGCTGTTCTATTTATGTCCCGTTTCTCATTGAATCGGTGCTTGTTAGATGAATTATCCATTTCACATTGTTTTATCTTGCATCTGTGCATTATGTGAGGTATGTGATGGAGtttatgggagctgaacatgcaGCAACGCTCTGTCACCTTAAGGTAATGAGGACAGTCTGCACCTTTTGTTTTAGCACAAGTGTTGGATATACGACGTGGGAGAATAGGATTCCTCTGGGAATTGAGACCCCATCAAATTCTTCTTCCGTCTCGGCCAAGTgttagggtttgggttttaTTCCACCCTTTGCTGTACATTCACTGTCATATGCTGTTTGTCTACctagtttatttttttgacatctGTTAGGGTGAGTTTGCACACCTCCGATAgttctgggcggcctgtagtgtagtggttaaagtacatgactgtagtgtagtggttaaggtacatgactgtagcgtagtggttaaggtacatgactgtagtgtagtggttaaggtacatgactgtagtgtagtggtaaggtacatgactgtagtgtagtggttaaggtacatgactgtagtgtagtggttaaggtacatgactgtagtgtagtggttaaggtacatgactgtagtgtagtggttaaggtacatgactgtagtgtagtggttaaggtacagtaccctgtagcgtagtggttaaagtacatgactgggacatgtaaGGTCGTGGTTCTaaaccggtgtagccacaataagatccacacagttgggcccttcagcaacgcccttaaccctgcattgctccaggggaggattgtctcctgcttagtctaatcaactgtatgttgctgtggataagagtgtctgacaaatgccattaatgtaatgttatgcaaTGCAATAATGTAATCCAGCTCATTCTTCATAGCACAACATGCTAatttagtgagtgtgtgtgagtgtgcatgttgtgtgcgttacattgtgttgtgtatgtgaatgtctgCGAcattgtgttgtgtatgtgtgtgtgaaattgtgttgtgtgtgtaacattgttttgcatgtgtgtgagtgtgtgtaccagtgtgttgtgttgtgtgtaatttgttgtgttgtgttgtatgtaccgttgtgttgtgtgtgagtgtgagtgtgtgtaacattctgttgtgttgtgtgtgagtgtgtgtaacgttgtgttgtgtgtgagtgtaacgttgtatgtgtgtctgtaatgttgtgttttgtgtgagtgtgtgtaatgttgtgttgttgtgtaggAGGAGTTGTCAGCAAATACAGAGCTGCTGCAATGTCACAGACTGAGGATTTCTAAAGCCCCCAATCTGTACAACATGGAGCTGTTCTGGCGGAGTTACAACaggtacacactcactcacatccacacacacattcactcactcacacactcactcacacactcactcactcactcacacacacacacacacacacacacacacacacatcagagacacacacactcacagagacacacacactcaccaacagacacacactgactcactcacacacacactcactcacacacccactcacacactcacacacacactcactcagacacacactcagagacacacactcacacactcacactcacacacactcactcactcacacacacactcactcacacacacacacacacacacacacactcacagagacacactcactcacacactcacacagacacacactgactcactcactcacacacactcac is a window from the Conger conger chromosome 8, fConCon1.1, whole genome shotgun sequence genome containing:
- the ndrg2 gene encoding LOW QUALITY PROTEIN: protein NDRG2 (The sequence of the model RefSeq protein was modified relative to this genomic sequence to represent the inferred CDS: deleted 1 base in 1 codon), with translation MTTELQEIAITEEKPLLPGQPDPVQEAARILLDQGQEHSIETPHGLLHVCVHGSGHTRRPAILTFHDVGLEHKSCFSTLFKFEEMQEIVKSFTVVHIDVPGQEEGAAAYPLGYQYPSVEQLAEMVPAVLQYFNFRTVIGVGVGAGAYVLSRFSLSNPDSVEGLVLINMDANARGWMDWAAQKLTTLTSSVTEQILSHLFSQEELSANTELLQCHRLRISKAPNLYNMELFWRSYNSRRDLNMDRSNTLKCPVMLVVGDQAPHEEAAVECNSKLDPTTTSFLKMADGGGLPQLTQPSKLTEAFKYFIQGMGYMASSCMTRLSRSRTTSLSSSYSMEGSRSRTLSQSSQGHRGHRGHRGPLPPSPSHTMEVSC